The Calditerrivibrio nitroreducens DSM 19672 genome window below encodes:
- a CDS encoding zf-HC2 domain-containing protein: MACIKYRKFINDFLDNEIDNINELELLSHLSSCEECKIYLSNITKIKSNIKESFLNTPHKKNIDLSKNIMTKINSSSSTSKKRSSVKLFYKIATLILILSALLIAKYTKNDKNNFALQEEERMVFEHLEKSQNSYVVNIAYNQGQ, from the coding sequence ATGGCTTGTATAAAGTATCGTAAATTTATCAATGACTTTTTAGACAACGAAATCGATAATATTAATGAATTAGAGCTTCTTTCCCACCTTTCTTCTTGTGAAGAATGTAAAATATATCTTTCAAATATCACAAAAATAAAGTCAAATATCAAAGAGAGTTTTTTAAATACCCCACATAAAAAAAATATTGATTTATCAAAAAATATAATGACTAAAATAAATTCCTCCAGCTCTACATCAAAAAAACGGTCATCCGTTAAACTTTTTTATAAGATAGCCACTCTCATTCTCATTTTATCTGCATTATTAATTGCTAAATACACCAAAAATGATAAAAACAATTTTGCTTTGCAGGAAGAAGAGAGAATGGTTTTTGAACACCTCGAAAAATCTCAAAATTCCTACGTTGTAAATATTGCTTATAATCAGGGGCAATAA
- a CDS encoding RNA polymerase sigma factor has product MSDQILVDEILNGKTEVYELLILKYQKQLFSTVFNIVKDEDLTMDIVQEAFLKAYESLPNLRNKDQFYPWIKRIAINESLMKIDRNKRFVDMYNEDQDEDDYFFNSITDEKNPEKELLDEEIRRYVKKYVDSLPSKLRTVIILREVEDMSYEEIADILKIPIGTVRSRLFNARQIIKERLIKQGLADGLYKVS; this is encoded by the coding sequence ATGAGCGATCAGATTCTTGTGGATGAAATTTTAAATGGTAAAACTGAAGTTTATGAATTATTGATATTAAAATACCAGAAACAGTTATTTTCCACAGTATTTAACATTGTAAAAGATGAAGATCTAACGATGGATATAGTTCAGGAAGCTTTTTTAAAAGCCTATGAAAGTTTGCCAAACCTCAGGAATAAAGATCAATTCTATCCATGGATAAAGCGTATTGCCATAAATGAATCTTTAATGAAAATCGATAGAAATAAACGTTTTGTGGATATGTATAATGAGGATCAGGATGAAGATGACTACTTTTTTAATTCCATTACCGATGAAAAGAATCCTGAAAAAGAGCTACTTGATGAAGAGATAAGAAGATACGTAAAAAAATATGTGGACTCTTTACCTTCCAAACTTAGAACTGTCATAATCTTACGGGAAGTGGAAGACATGAGCTATGAGGAGATCGCCGATATATTGAAAATACCAATAGGAACTGTTAGATCCAGACTATTCAATGCTCGTCAGATTATAAAAGAAAGATTAATCAAACAGGGGTTGGCGGATGGCTTGTATAAAGTATCGTAA